Proteins from a genomic interval of Kitasatospora kifunensis:
- a CDS encoding methionine synthase, which translates to MPGTDAREAAKTSVGALEHLPFLPELPARGPGADMIGRSAGLLVELFAQVEPSGWRFADRPGRDTKRAHSWLGEDLDALEEFTQGYTGALKVQAVGPWTLAAGIELRHGEKALADPGACRDIAGSLAEGLRRHLADLRKRVPGAQLVLQLDEPSLPAVLTGSVKTASGFQRLRSVDRQVAEEVLRGLVNALDVPVVVHCCAPQVPIPLLRRAGVAGVSLDFGLLTEREDEVIGEAVEAGTVFLAGVVPSTDQGLSDPAGNVTGVRTLWRRLGLDPELLGRRVLVTPTCGLAGASPAYARKALSLSVRGAQSLVDNPD; encoded by the coding sequence ATGCCCGGCACCGACGCCCGGGAGGCCGCCAAGACCTCGGTCGGGGCTCTGGAGCACCTGCCGTTCCTGCCCGAGCTGCCCGCGCGCGGGCCCGGGGCGGACATGATCGGGCGCTCCGCCGGGCTGTTGGTGGAGCTGTTCGCCCAGGTCGAGCCGAGCGGCTGGCGGTTCGCCGACCGGCCGGGACGGGACACCAAGCGTGCCCACTCCTGGCTCGGCGAGGACCTGGACGCGCTGGAGGAGTTCACCCAGGGCTACACCGGCGCGCTCAAGGTGCAGGCGGTGGGGCCGTGGACGCTGGCCGCGGGCATCGAGCTGCGGCACGGCGAGAAGGCGCTGGCCGACCCCGGGGCCTGCCGGGACATCGCCGGCTCGCTCGCCGAGGGACTGCGCCGCCACCTGGCCGACCTGCGCAAGCGGGTGCCGGGCGCGCAGCTGGTGCTCCAGCTGGACGAGCCCTCGCTGCCCGCCGTGCTCACCGGGTCGGTGAAGACGGCCAGCGGGTTCCAGCGGTTGCGCTCGGTGGACCGGCAGGTGGCCGAGGAGGTGCTGCGCGGGCTGGTCAACGCGCTGGACGTGCCGGTGGTGGTGCACTGCTGCGCGCCGCAGGTGCCAATCCCCTTGCTGCGCCGGGCTGGTGTGGCCGGGGTGTCCCTCGACTTCGGGTTGTTGACGGAGCGTGAGGACGAGGTGATCGGTGAGGCGGTCGAGGCGGGCACCGTTTTCCTCGCCGGAGTGGTGCCTTCCACTGACCAAGGATTGTCGGACCCGGCCGGTAATGTCACCGGTGTCAGGACGTTGTGGCGCAGGCTCGGACTCGATCCGGAACTGCTGGGCCGCCGCGTGCTGGTGACGCCGACCTGCGGGCTGGCGGGCGCGAGCCCGGCCTATGCGCGTAAGGCGCTGTCACTCAGTGTGAGGGGAGCCCAGAGCCTGGTGGACAACCCGGATTGA
- a CDS encoding TrmH family RNA methyltransferase has translation MRITSRNARFQQWESLLSNRNKRQRLGEFLVQGVRPISLAVEYGWPIHALLHDTGRRLSGWAAELLRTASVDTEVVAMAPELLAELGEKNEDAPELIAVVGLPADDLGRIPVRDDFLGVLFDRPTSPGNIGSILRSADAFGAHGMIVSGHAADVYDSKSVRASTGSLFALPAVRVPSHREVAAWRAEHPSVRLVGTDEHGDCEVFDFDFTQPTLLLIGNETSGLSTAWRDLCDYTVSIPMTGSASSLNAANAATAVLYEAARQRIAAARDA, from the coding sequence ATGCGGATCACCTCACGTAACGCCCGCTTCCAGCAGTGGGAGTCGTTGCTCAGCAACCGGAACAAGCGCCAGCGCCTCGGCGAGTTCCTGGTCCAGGGCGTGCGCCCGATCTCGCTGGCGGTGGAGTACGGCTGGCCGATCCACGCGCTGCTCCACGACACCGGGCGCCGCCTGTCGGGCTGGGCGGCCGAGCTGCTGCGCACCGCTTCCGTCGACACCGAGGTCGTCGCGATGGCCCCCGAGCTGCTGGCCGAGCTGGGCGAGAAGAACGAGGACGCCCCGGAGCTGATCGCGGTCGTCGGCCTGCCCGCCGACGACCTGGGCCGGATCCCGGTGCGCGACGACTTCCTGGGCGTCCTCTTCGACCGCCCCACCAGCCCCGGCAACATCGGCAGTATCCTGCGCTCGGCCGACGCCTTCGGTGCCCACGGGATGATCGTCTCGGGCCACGCGGCGGACGTCTACGACTCCAAGTCGGTGCGCGCGAGCACCGGTTCACTCTTCGCCCTGCCGGCGGTCCGGGTGCCCTCGCACCGCGAGGTGGCCGCCTGGCGGGCCGAACACCCGTCGGTTCGGCTGGTCGGCACCGACGAGCACGGCGACTGCGAGGTCTTCGACTTCGACTTCACCCAGCCGACGCTGCTGCTGATCGGCAACGAGACCTCGGGATTGAGCACCGCCTGGCGCGACCTGTGCGACTACACGGTGAGCATCCCGATGACCGGCTCGGCCAGCTCGCTGAACGCGGCCAACGCGGCCACGGCGGTGCTGTACGAGGCGGCCCGCCAGCGCATCGCGGCCGCGCGGGACGCGTAG
- a CDS encoding SDR family oxidoreductase, with protein sequence MATHLITGAGSGIGSAVAQRLLERGDELWLLARDARRATELRERFAGAQTLVGNLADPAKLAWAFGHQSLPIELDSVLHIAGTVELGPVGDTPVKVWNETLAINLVAPAELTRLLLPQLRQSRGHVVFVNSGAGLSAHAEWGSYAASKFGLRALADSLRQEEHAAGVRVTTVYPGRTATAMQLKVHQQEGKEYDAERWIAPESVATAVLTALDLPRDAELTDITVRPGR encoded by the coding sequence ATGGCTACTCACCTGATCACCGGCGCCGGCTCCGGCATCGGCTCCGCCGTCGCCCAGCGCCTGCTGGAGCGCGGCGACGAGCTCTGGCTGCTCGCCCGCGACGCCCGCCGCGCCACCGAACTGCGCGAGCGCTTCGCCGGCGCGCAGACGCTGGTCGGCAACCTCGCCGACCCCGCCAAGCTCGCCTGGGCCTTCGGACACCAGAGCCTGCCGATCGAACTCGACTCGGTGCTGCACATCGCCGGCACGGTCGAGCTGGGCCCGGTCGGCGACACCCCGGTCAAGGTCTGGAACGAGACCCTGGCGATCAACCTGGTCGCCCCCGCCGAGCTGACCCGCCTGCTGCTGCCCCAGCTGCGCCAGTCCCGCGGTCACGTGGTCTTCGTCAACTCCGGCGCCGGGCTGAGCGCGCACGCCGAGTGGGGCTCGTACGCGGCCAGCAAGTTCGGCCTGCGCGCACTGGCCGACTCGCTGCGCCAGGAGGAGCACGCGGCGGGTGTGCGGGTCACCACCGTCTACCCGGGCCGCACCGCCACCGCGATGCAGCTGAAGGTGCACCAGCAGGAGGGCAAGGAGTACGACGCCGAGCGCTGGATCGCCCCGGAGTCGGTGGCCACCGCCGTGCTGACCGCCCTCGACCTGCCGCGCGACGCCGAGCTCACGGACATCACGGTGCGCCCGGGACGGTAG
- a CDS encoding LOG family protein: MNITVFCSAYSLDDRYSAPAAEFARLLGEGGHTLVWGGSNAGLMGLLADGVKAAGGKLVGILVELLAHKAYQGADELVMTRDLAERKAELLARADAVVVLVGGLGTLDEVTEVLELKKHNLHGKPVVVLDTEGFYDGLRTQLRRMDEEGFLPRPLAELITFADTPAEVFTHLAAAS; this comes from the coding sequence ATGAACATCACCGTCTTCTGCTCCGCGTACTCGCTCGACGACCGCTACTCCGCCCCCGCCGCCGAGTTCGCCCGGCTGCTCGGCGAGGGCGGCCACACCCTGGTCTGGGGCGGCTCCAACGCCGGCCTGATGGGGCTGCTGGCCGACGGCGTCAAGGCGGCCGGCGGCAAACTGGTCGGCATCCTGGTCGAGTTGCTGGCCCACAAGGCCTACCAGGGCGCCGACGAGCTGGTGATGACCCGTGACCTGGCCGAGCGCAAGGCCGAGCTGCTGGCCCGCGCGGACGCGGTCGTGGTGCTGGTCGGTGGCCTCGGCACGCTGGACGAGGTCACCGAGGTACTGGAGCTGAAGAAGCACAACCTGCACGGCAAGCCGGTGGTGGTGCTCGACACCGAGGGCTTCTACGACGGCCTGCGCACCCAGCTGCGGCGGATGGACGAGGAGGGCTTCCTGCCCCGCCCGCTCGCCGAGCTGATCACCTTCGCCGACACCCCCGCCGAGGTCTTCACACACCTCGCCGCGGCCTCCTGA
- the mnmA gene encoding tRNA 2-thiouridine(34) synthase MnmA, which yields MTDFPGAPTGPSTGPRLRVLAAMSGGVDSAVAAARAAEAGHEVTGVHLALSANPQSFRTGARGCCTLEDSRDARRAADVIGIPFYVWDLAERFREDVIDDFVSEYAAGRTPNPCLRCNEKIKFAALLDKAIALGFDAVCTGHYARIVELPDGGRELHRAVDMAKDQSYVLGVLDAEQLAHSLFPLGDTTKEEIRIEAERRGLAVAKKPDSHDICFIADGDTQGFLAKHLGTATGDIVDESGAKVGEHDGAYGFTIGQRKGLRIGRPAPDGKPRYVLDISPVNNTVTVGPVEGLDVLGLTAIRPRWCGAVPAGDGRYTAQLRAHGEEVPVSAELLDGELRVRLDRPVRGIAPGQAVVLYDGSRVVGSATIAATERQSVTS from the coding sequence ATGACTGACTTCCCTGGTGCTCCGACCGGCCCGTCCACCGGCCCCCGCCTGCGGGTCCTCGCCGCGATGTCCGGTGGGGTCGACTCCGCCGTCGCCGCCGCCCGCGCGGCCGAAGCCGGGCACGAGGTCACCGGGGTGCACCTGGCACTGTCGGCCAACCCGCAGTCCTTCCGCACCGGCGCCCGCGGCTGCTGCACCCTGGAGGACTCCCGGGACGCCCGCCGGGCCGCCGATGTGATCGGCATCCCGTTCTACGTCTGGGACCTGGCGGAGCGGTTCCGCGAGGACGTGATCGACGACTTCGTCTCCGAGTACGCCGCCGGGCGCACCCCCAACCCGTGCCTGCGCTGCAACGAGAAGATCAAGTTCGCCGCGCTGCTGGACAAGGCGATCGCGCTGGGCTTCGACGCGGTGTGCACCGGGCACTACGCGCGGATCGTCGAACTTCCCGACGGTGGCCGTGAGTTGCACCGCGCGGTGGACATGGCCAAGGACCAGTCCTACGTGCTGGGCGTGCTGGACGCCGAGCAGCTGGCGCACTCGCTCTTCCCGCTCGGCGACACGACGAAGGAGGAGATCCGGATCGAGGCCGAGCGCCGGGGCCTTGCGGTGGCCAAGAAGCCGGACAGCCACGACATCTGCTTCATCGCCGACGGCGACACCCAGGGCTTCCTGGCCAAGCACCTGGGCACCGCGACCGGCGACATCGTGGACGAGAGCGGGGCCAAGGTCGGCGAGCACGACGGCGCCTACGGCTTCACCATCGGCCAGCGCAAGGGCCTGCGGATCGGCCGCCCGGCGCCGGACGGCAAGCCGCGCTACGTGCTGGACATCTCGCCGGTGAACAACACCGTGACGGTCGGCCCGGTGGAGGGCCTGGACGTGCTCGGCCTGACCGCGATCCGCCCGCGCTGGTGCGGCGCGGTGCCGGCCGGTGACGGTCGTTACACCGCCCAACTGCGCGCGCACGGCGAGGAGGTACCGGTCAGCGCCGAGCTGCTGGACGGCGAGCTGCGGGTGCGCCTGGACCGTCCGGTGCGCGGGATCGCCCCCGGGCAGGCGGTGGTGCTGTACGACGGGAGCCGGGTGGTGGGGTCGGCCACCATCGCCGCCACCGAGCGGCAGTCCGTGACCTCGTAG
- a CDS encoding cysteine desulfurase family protein, translated as MPYLDHAATTPMLPEAIAAMTAHLGVTGNASSLHAAGRRARRVIEESRESLAASLGARPSEIVFTGGGTESDNLAVKGLYWARRDADPARTRVLCSPVEHHAVLDAVHWLAEHEGARVEYLPVDGYGRVYPQALRAAIEAEPEAVALITVMWANNEVGTLQPIAELSAVAREFGIPMHADAVQALGQVPVSFAESGLDALTVTGHKIGGPYGVGALLLSRSVAPVPLLHGGGQERDVRSGTLDVPAAAGFAAAAELAVERQVEHARSLAALRDRLIAGVLAAVPDAVLNGDPSAEGRLPANAHFSFPGCEGDALLMLLDAAGIECSTGSACSAGVPQPSHVLLAVGADPLLARSSLRFSLGHTSDAADVDALLAAIGPVVRRARNAGQR; from the coding sequence ATGCCATACCTCGACCATGCGGCCACCACCCCGATGCTCCCCGAGGCGATCGCCGCGATGACGGCGCACCTCGGCGTCACCGGCAATGCCTCCTCCCTGCACGCGGCCGGCCGCCGGGCCCGGCGGGTGATCGAGGAGTCCCGGGAGTCGCTGGCCGCCTCGCTGGGCGCGCGCCCGAGCGAGATCGTCTTCACCGGCGGCGGCACCGAGTCCGACAACCTCGCGGTCAAGGGCCTGTACTGGGCCCGCCGGGACGCCGATCCGGCCCGCACCCGGGTGCTGTGCAGCCCGGTCGAGCACCACGCGGTGCTGGACGCGGTGCACTGGCTGGCCGAGCACGAGGGCGCCCGGGTCGAGTACCTGCCGGTCGACGGCTACGGGCGGGTGTATCCCCAGGCGCTGCGCGCGGCGATCGAGGCCGAGCCCGAGGCGGTCGCGCTGATCACCGTGATGTGGGCCAACAACGAGGTCGGCACCCTCCAGCCGATCGCCGAACTCTCCGCGGTGGCACGCGAGTTCGGCATCCCGATGCACGCCGACGCGGTGCAGGCGCTGGGGCAGGTGCCGGTCTCCTTCGCCGAGTCCGGGCTGGACGCGCTGACCGTGACCGGGCACAAGATCGGCGGCCCGTACGGGGTCGGCGCGCTGCTGCTCTCCCGTTCCGTCGCGCCGGTCCCGCTGCTGCACGGCGGCGGCCAGGAGCGCGACGTGCGCTCCGGAACGCTGGACGTGCCGGCCGCCGCCGGCTTCGCCGCCGCCGCCGAGCTCGCGGTCGAGCGCCAGGTGGAGCACGCCCGGAGCCTGGCCGCGCTGCGTGACCGGCTGATCGCCGGAGTGCTGGCGGCCGTCCCGGACGCCGTGCTCAACGGCGACCCGAGTGCGGAGGGCCGGCTGCCCGCCAACGCGCACTTCTCCTTCCCCGGCTGCGAGGGCGACGCGCTGCTGATGCTGCTGGACGCCGCCGGGATCGAGTGCTCCACCGGCTCGGCCTGCTCGGCGGGCGTGCCGCAGCCCAGCCACGTGCTGCTGGCGGTCGGCGCCGATCCGCTGCTGGCCCGCTCCTCGCTGCGCTTCTCGCTGGGGCACACCTCCGACGCGGCGGACGTGGACGCGCTGCTGGCGGCGATCGGCCCGGTGGTGCGGCGAGCCCGCAACGCCGGGCAGCGCTGA
- a CDS encoding IclR family transcriptional regulator — MSQTVDRALTILVSLGDGPASLEQAANRIGVHKSTALRLLRTLEEHGFVHRQSDHRYRLGGRLLSLAQTALEGIDVRQVSAPYLASLNERYGHTVHLAVLEGPEVLYVDKVEGRYPGATSGWLGAASRIGKRAPATATASGKVLLAGLNEDQLTAALDGQEFPARTPRSLRSAAELRAELAAVSRQGWALDQAEYEETVNCLAAPITGIEGTAIAACAIAAPVSAASVSELSRLLPELLCTVEAISLAYGGSPTPRWCENRCGAKHAVRASHI; from the coding sequence ATGTCGCAGACCGTTGACCGGGCGCTGACGATTCTGGTGTCGCTGGGCGACGGCCCGGCCTCCCTGGAGCAGGCCGCGAACCGGATCGGCGTCCACAAGTCGACCGCGCTGCGACTGCTGCGCACGCTGGAGGAGCACGGCTTCGTGCACCGCCAGTCCGACCACCGCTACCGCCTGGGCGGGCGGCTGCTCTCACTGGCCCAGACCGCACTGGAGGGCATCGACGTCCGCCAGGTCTCGGCCCCCTACCTCGCCTCGCTCAACGAACGCTACGGGCACACCGTGCACCTGGCGGTGCTGGAGGGCCCCGAGGTGCTCTACGTCGACAAGGTGGAGGGCCGCTACCCGGGCGCCACCAGCGGCTGGCTCGGCGCCGCCTCCCGGATCGGCAAGCGCGCGCCGGCCACCGCCACCGCCAGCGGCAAGGTGCTGCTGGCAGGGCTGAACGAGGATCAGTTGACCGCCGCCCTCGACGGCCAGGAGTTCCCGGCCCGCACCCCGCGCAGCCTGCGCTCGGCCGCCGAGCTGCGCGCCGAGCTGGCCGCCGTGAGCCGCCAGGGCTGGGCCCTGGACCAGGCCGAGTACGAGGAGACGGTGAACTGCCTGGCCGCCCCGATCACCGGCATCGAGGGCACCGCGATCGCGGCCTGTGCGATCGCGGCGCCGGTCTCGGCGGCCTCGGTGAGCGAGCTGAGCCGACTGCTGCCGGAGCTGCTCTGCACGGTGGAGGCGATCTCGCTGGCCTACGGCGGCTCGCCTACTCCTCGCTGGTGCGAGAACCGTTGCGGTGCCAAGCACGCGGTGCGCGCCAGCCATATTTGA
- a CDS encoding trimeric intracellular cation channel family protein: protein MTSLFSPGVQQTLDLIGIFVFALSGGLLAVRKNMDIFGICVLAEATALGGGVMRDLLIGATPPAAFSNLGYFVTPLVAGLVVFFLHPEVERINRAVQTLDALGLGLFCVTGTVKAHDYGLGSVASVALGMLTAAGGGVIRDVLAMEPPSLLRWDREIYAVPALVGATMVAALIAVGRLTTLTASSAALIAFVLRMFALKYGWRAPRAWHRNGSRTSEE from the coding sequence GTGACCTCGCTTTTCTCCCCCGGCGTGCAGCAGACGCTGGACCTGATCGGAATCTTCGTCTTCGCACTCTCCGGCGGCCTGCTCGCGGTCCGCAAGAACATGGACATCTTCGGCATCTGCGTGCTCGCCGAGGCCACCGCGCTGGGCGGCGGGGTGATGCGCGACCTGCTGATCGGCGCCACCCCGCCGGCGGCGTTCAGCAACCTGGGCTACTTCGTGACCCCGCTGGTGGCGGGCCTGGTGGTCTTCTTCCTGCACCCCGAGGTGGAGCGGATCAACCGCGCCGTACAGACCCTGGACGCGCTCGGGCTCGGCCTGTTCTGCGTCACCGGCACCGTCAAGGCCCACGACTACGGGCTCGGCTCGGTGGCCTCGGTGGCGCTGGGCATGCTGACCGCGGCCGGCGGCGGGGTGATCCGCGACGTGCTGGCGATGGAGCCGCCCTCGCTGCTGCGCTGGGACCGGGAGATCTACGCGGTGCCCGCGCTGGTCGGCGCCACCATGGTGGCCGCGCTGATCGCCGTCGGCCGCCTGACCACGCTGACCGCCAGCAGCGCCGCCCTGATCGCCTTCGTGCTGCGGATGTTCGCGCTCAAATATGGCTGGCGCGCACCGCGTGCTTGGCACCGCAACGGTTCTCGCACCAGCGAGGAGTAG
- a CDS encoding ABC transporter ATP-binding protein, whose translation MTDTQAAAKPALLAADEPLLRVTDLQRHFPIRQGVLRRRTGAVRAVDGISFSVRAGETLGVVGESGCGKSTMGRLVTRLDEPTGGRVEFEGRDITHLGVGAMRPLRKDIQIIFQDPYSSLNPRHTVGTIVGAPFKLQKVATEGGVKKAVQELLELCGLSPEHYNRYPHEFSGGQRQRIGIARALALRPKMIVADEPVSALDVSIQAQVVNLLDDLQRELGLTYLIIAHDLSVVRHVSDRVAVMYLGKIVEIADRDALYSRPAHPYTVALMSAVPVPDPRRKEHRQRILLTGDVPSPINPPSGCRFRTRCWKAQDICASQEPVLAELAPGHQTACHFPENTGSAGDTGDTGSTGSAEAAGPAAG comes from the coding sequence ATGACGGATACTCAGGCAGCGGCGAAGCCGGCACTGTTGGCCGCGGACGAGCCGCTGCTGCGGGTCACCGACCTGCAGCGGCACTTCCCGATCCGCCAGGGTGTGCTGCGCCGCCGCACCGGGGCGGTGCGCGCGGTGGACGGGATCAGCTTCTCGGTCCGCGCCGGCGAGACCCTCGGCGTGGTGGGCGAGTCCGGCTGCGGCAAGTCCACCATGGGCCGGTTGGTCACCAGGCTGGACGAACCGACCGGCGGACGGGTCGAGTTCGAGGGGCGGGACATCACGCACCTGGGCGTGGGCGCGATGCGGCCGCTGCGCAAGGACATCCAGATCATCTTCCAGGACCCGTACTCCTCGCTGAACCCGCGGCACACGGTGGGCACCATCGTGGGCGCGCCGTTCAAGCTGCAGAAGGTGGCCACCGAGGGCGGGGTGAAGAAGGCGGTCCAGGAGCTGCTGGAGCTGTGCGGCCTCAGCCCCGAGCACTACAACCGCTACCCGCACGAGTTCTCCGGCGGCCAGCGCCAGCGGATCGGCATCGCCCGGGCACTGGCGCTGCGGCCGAAGATGATCGTGGCCGACGAGCCGGTCTCGGCGCTGGACGTCTCGATCCAGGCCCAGGTGGTCAACCTGCTGGACGACCTGCAGCGCGAGCTGGGCCTGACGTACCTGATCATCGCCCACGACCTGTCGGTGGTGCGGCACGTCTCGGACCGGGTGGCGGTGATGTACCTCGGCAAGATCGTGGAGATCGCCGACCGTGACGCGCTCTACAGCCGCCCCGCCCACCCGTACACCGTCGCGCTGATGTCCGCCGTCCCGGTGCCCGACCCGCGTCGCAAGGAGCACCGGCAGCGGATCCTGCTCACCGGCGACGTGCCCTCCCCGATCAACCCGCCCAGCGGTTGCCGGTTCCGCACCCGCTGCTGGAAGGCGCAGGACATCTGCGCCAGCCAGGAGCCGGTGCTGGCCGAGCTGGCCCCCGGGCACCAGACGGCCTGCCACTTCCCGGAGAACACCGGGAGCGCCGGGGACACGGGGGACACCGGGAGCACCGGGAGCGCCGAGGCCGCCGGGCCGGCCGCGGGCTGA
- a CDS encoding ABC transporter ATP-binding protein, which produces MTTEPTEPAKSAESSAGPAKSAGAVKSAGAVKSAGPAGTPFLSVRDLRIHFDTDDGLVKSVDGVSFDLAKGRTLGIVGESGSGKSVTSLGIMGLHRTKRARVSGEIWLDGQELVAAAPDQVRRLRGRSMAMIFQDPLTAMHPYYTVGAQIIEAYRVHHPKAGKREARKRAVEMLDRVGIPQPDRRVDDYPHQFSGGMRQRAMIAMALVNDPSLLIADEPTTALDVTVQAQILDLIRDLQKEFGSAVIIITHDLGVVAELADDILVMYGGRCVERGPAATLFDAPEHPYTWGLLGSMPRLDRELQERLIPVRGTPPSLINVPSGCAFHPRCPYAELTEGRSVTELPQLTEAGPGHVAACHLPTDERRRIFAEEIAPRL; this is translated from the coding sequence ATGACCACCGAGCCCACCGAGCCCGCGAAGTCCGCCGAGTCCTCCGCCGGGCCCGCGAAGTCCGCCGGAGCTGTGAAGTCCGCCGGAGCTGTGAAGTCCGCCGGACCGGCGGGCACCCCGTTCCTGTCCGTGCGCGACCTGCGGATCCACTTCGACACCGACGACGGCCTGGTCAAGTCGGTGGACGGGGTCAGCTTCGACCTGGCCAAGGGCCGCACCCTGGGCATCGTCGGCGAGTCGGGCTCCGGCAAGTCCGTCACCTCGCTGGGCATCATGGGCCTGCACCGCACCAAGCGGGCCAGGGTCAGCGGTGAGATCTGGCTGGACGGCCAGGAGTTGGTGGCCGCCGCGCCCGATCAGGTGCGCCGGCTGCGCGGCCGCTCGATGGCGATGATCTTCCAGGACCCGCTGACCGCGATGCACCCGTACTACACGGTCGGGGCGCAGATCATCGAGGCCTACCGGGTGCACCACCCGAAGGCCGGCAAGCGCGAGGCCAGGAAGCGCGCGGTGGAGATGCTCGACCGGGTCGGCATCCCGCAGCCCGACCGGCGGGTGGACGACTACCCGCACCAGTTCTCCGGCGGCATGCGCCAGCGCGCGATGATCGCGATGGCGCTGGTCAACGACCCCTCGCTGCTGATCGCCGACGAGCCGACCACCGCGCTGGACGTCACCGTGCAGGCCCAGATCCTGGACCTGATCCGGGACCTGCAGAAGGAGTTCGGCTCGGCGGTCATCATCATCACCCACGACCTGGGCGTGGTGGCCGAGTTGGCCGACGACATCCTGGTGATGTACGGCGGGCGGTGCGTGGAGCGCGGCCCGGCGGCCACCCTCTTCGACGCGCCCGAACACCCCTACACCTGGGGGCTGCTGGGCTCGATGCCGCGGCTGGACCGGGAGTTGCAGGAGCGCCTGATCCCGGTCCGCGGCACCCCGCCGAGCCTGATCAACGTGCCCAGCGGGTGCGCCTTCCACCCGCGCTGCCCGTACGCCGAACTCACCGAGGGGCGCTCGGTCACCGAGCTGCCGCAGCTCACCGAGGCCGGCCCCGGACACGTCGCCGCCTGCCACCTGCCGACCGACGAGCGCCGCCGGATCTTCGCCGAAGAGATCGCGCCCCGGCTGTGA
- a CDS encoding ABC transporter permease, which translates to MLAYIIRRTFAALVLLLVVSAVTFGIFFLLPKIAGETTDQLAAQYIGKNPTPAAMAAIKKNLGFDQPLYVQYWQFVKQIFVGAHYRYGPDATVCHVPCFGYSFKNHVEVWPEIRSRIPVTFSLAIGAAVLWLLAGVATGVVSALRPRSIFDRVAMGVALAGVSLPIFFTGALLLTLFSYKWPIFSNVHYVNFTDDPLSWASNLVLPWISLAFLYSALYARLTRSGMLETMNEDYIRTARAKGLVEHKVVVRHGLRAALTPILTIFGMDLGLLLGGAVITEQVFSLQGIGFFAVSAISDNDLPKILGVTLVAAFFIVLCNLLVDLLYAAVDPRVRLS; encoded by the coding sequence GTGTTGGCCTACATCATCCGCAGGACGTTCGCCGCCCTGGTACTGCTGCTGGTCGTCAGCGCGGTCACCTTCGGCATCTTCTTCCTGCTCCCGAAAATCGCGGGCGAGACCACCGATCAGCTCGCCGCCCAGTACATCGGCAAGAACCCCACGCCGGCGGCGATGGCGGCGATCAAGAAGAACCTCGGCTTCGACCAGCCGCTGTACGTCCAGTACTGGCAGTTCGTGAAGCAGATCTTCGTCGGCGCCCACTACCGCTACGGCCCGGACGCGACGGTCTGTCACGTGCCGTGCTTCGGATACTCGTTCAAGAACCACGTCGAGGTCTGGCCGGAGATCCGCAGCCGGATCCCGGTGACCTTCTCGCTGGCCATCGGCGCGGCGGTGCTGTGGCTGCTGGCCGGGGTGGCCACCGGTGTGGTCTCGGCGCTGCGGCCCCGGTCGATCTTCGACCGCGTCGCGATGGGCGTGGCGCTGGCCGGCGTCTCGCTGCCGATCTTCTTCACCGGCGCCCTGCTGCTGACCCTGTTCAGCTACAAGTGGCCGATCTTCAGCAATGTGCACTACGTCAACTTCACCGACGATCCGCTCAGTTGGGCCAGCAACCTGGTCCTGCCCTGGATCTCGCTGGCCTTCCTCTACTCCGCGCTCTACGCCCGGCTGACCCGCTCCGGGATGCTGGAGACGATGAACGAGGACTACATCCGCACCGCCCGGGCCAAGGGCCTGGTGGAGCACAAGGTGGTGGTCCGGCACGGGCTGCGCGCCGCGCTCACCCCGATCCTGACCATCTTCGGCATGGACCTGGGCCTGCTGCTGGGTGGCGCGGTCATCACCGAGCAGGTCTTCTCGCTGCAGGGCATCGGCTTCTTCGCGGTCTCCGCGATCTCCGACAACGACCTGCCGAAGATCCTCGGGGTGACCCTGGTCGCCGCCTTCTTCATCGTCCTGTGCAACCTGCTGGTTGACCTCCTGTACGCCGCCGTCGACCCCCGGGTGAGGCTGTCATGA